A part of Haliotis asinina isolate JCU_RB_2024 chromosome 10, JCU_Hal_asi_v2, whole genome shotgun sequence genomic DNA contains:
- the LOC137297890 gene encoding A disintegrin and metalloproteinase with thrombospondin motifs 9-like has product MKSYMDKVHGSFLAVSLFSACLANICTDTEKLPSLKNGYSTAGSPFLNITTGGLMLCAVECLQRSRCMSFNFFLEDGTCEMHDMATSEQLRMPMSAVVHSDKDQLPEFLARYCQSHGCDQHEKCVPEDGGYSCAIEFPTSCADVKQCAPTSGDGEYWIYLSKFHMAKARIYCHNMDSTKPSDYLSLPVVNYGNYPNIRNPVCQGEAEGLVQSCTGTYGEVWFSKVKINTSSLRVTTNEHSFATYTNKKLLYGVASDCYSKHSDGVRASCGPRGTFKIDLTGTGMSVTPWTTWIDSGYKYWMNVTRVSESTIVYLNCGGYPGFCEAEDGLFLQPHNMDALDESSATKVQCIV; this is encoded by the exons ATGAAGTCGTACATGGATAAAGTTCACGGGTCGTTCCTGGCCGTCAGCCTGTTCAGTGCCTGCTTAGCAAATATTTGCACCGATACTGAAAAGCTCCCTTCCCTGAAGAACGGATATTCCACAGCAGGATCACCATTTTTGAACATAACGACAG gtGGCTTGATGCTGTGCGCTGTTGAATGTCTTCAGCGGTCGAGGTGCATGTCCTTCAACTTCTTCCTTGAAGACGGCACCTGTGAGATGCATGACATGGCGACAAGTGAACAGCTGAGGATGCCCATGTCTGCAGTTGTACATTCAGATAAAGATCAGCTGCCAGAG TTTCTGGCCCGGTACTGTCAGTCCCACGGATGTGACCAGCATGAAAAATGTGTACCTGAGGACGGAGGTTATTCATGCGCTATAG AGTTCCCTACATCTTGTGCCGACGTTAAGCAGTGTGCGCCGACCAGTGGTGATGGAGAGTACTGGATATACCTATCTAAATTTCACATGGCCAAAGCTCGTATCTATTGCCACAACATGGATTCCACTAAACCTTCGGACTACCTGTCTCTTCCTGTCGTTAACTATGGCAACTACCCGAATATCCGGAACCCAGTCTGTCAGGGGGAGGCGGAGGGTTTGGTCCAGAGTTGTACAGGAACTTATGGGGAGGTCTGGTTCAGTAAAGTCAAGATCAACACATCG TCACTGAGAGTCACCACAAACGAACATTCATTTGCTACCTACACAAACAAGAAACTGTTGTATGGGGTTGCATCAGATTGCTATTCCAAACATTCCGACGGAGTCAGAGCTTCATGCGGACCTCGCGGGACGTTTAAAATCGATTTAACTGGAACTGGAATGTCTGTAACACCGTGG ACAACCTGGATAGACAGCGGCTACAAATACTGGATGAACGTAACGCGCGTCAGCGAAAGTACGATAGTCTACCTGAACTGCGGGGGATATCCAGGCTTCTGCGAGGCTGAAGACGGTCTTTTTCTGCAACCTCACAACATGGACG CTCTTGACGAATCATCTGCAACCAAAGTTCAGTGCATCGTCTGA
- the LOC137297891 gene encoding cerebellar degeneration-related antigen 1-like produces MIDEDFMIDEDFMIDEDFMIDDDFMIDEDFMIDEDFMIDEDFMIDDDFMIDEDFMIDDDFMIDEDFMIDDDFMIDEDFMIDEDFMIDDDFMIDEDFMIDEDFMIDDDFMIDEDFMIDDDFMIDEDFMIDEDFMIDEDFMIDDDFMIDDDFMIDVNSPPHPRHHHKPGSAPADVIAIFQLREDASSSHESCMSEAMQHLLLAI; encoded by the coding sequence ATGATTGATGAAGACTTCATGATTGATGAAGACTTCATGATTGATGAAGACTTCATGATTGATGATGACTTCATGATTGATGAAGACTTCATGATTGATGAAGACTTCATGATTGATGAAGACTTCATGATTGATGATGACTTCATGATTGATGAAGACTTCATGATTGATGATGACTTCATGATTGATGAAGACTTCATGATTGATGATGACTTCATGATTGATGAAGACTTCATGATTGATGAAGACTTCATGATTGATGATGACTTCATGATTGATGAAGACTTCATGATTGATGAAGACTTCATGATTGATGATGACTTCATGATTGATGAAGACTTCATGATTGATGATGACTTCATGATTGATGAAGACTTCATGATTGATGAAGACTTCATGATTGATGAAGACTTCATGATTGATGATGACTTCATGATTGATGATGACTTCATGATTGATGTCAACTCCCCCCCCCATCCACGCCACCACCACAAACCTGGATCCGCTCCTGCTGACGTCATTGCAATTTTTCAATTAAGGGAGGATGCTAGCTCTAGTCATGAATCATGTATGTCTGAAGCAATGCAGCATCTTCTTCTTGCCATATAA